One part of the Acidobacteriota bacterium genome encodes these proteins:
- the ftsY gene encoding signal recognition particle-docking protein FtsY: MIQTLFGSTEVRPSFLDRMKEAVTRTRESLGERIDEIASWNKEIDRSTLDELEATLLAADLGSTTTQEVLAKLREKADHKQIGNVAELKRLLKDELLAILKTVERPPNTVDGPEVILVVGVNGTGKTTTIGKLAHTLRAQGKTVLLAAADTYRAAAIEQLEIWGQRTGAEVIKTKPGGDPSAVLYDALQAACARHTDYVIVDTAGRLHTKTNLMSELEKMTRTAHRIVPGAPHEVLLVMDATTGQNGLQQARLFTQSAGVTGIVLTKLDGTAKGGVVVAISRELGLPVRYVGVGEKQGDLLPFSGEDFVDSLFA; the protein is encoded by the coding sequence CAGCACCGAGGTAAGGCCGAGCTTCCTCGACCGCATGAAGGAAGCGGTAACGCGCACCCGCGAATCGCTGGGCGAGCGCATCGACGAGATCGCCTCCTGGAACAAGGAGATCGATCGCTCCACGCTCGATGAGCTCGAAGCCACGCTCCTCGCCGCCGACCTCGGCTCGACCACCACACAAGAAGTACTGGCCAAGCTGCGCGAAAAGGCTGATCACAAGCAGATCGGGAACGTCGCCGAGCTCAAGCGCCTGTTGAAAGACGAGCTGCTCGCCATCCTGAAGACCGTGGAGCGTCCGCCGAATACGGTCGATGGCCCGGAGGTCATCCTTGTGGTCGGGGTGAACGGCACCGGAAAAACGACCACCATCGGCAAGCTCGCCCACACGCTGCGCGCGCAGGGGAAGACCGTGCTGCTCGCCGCCGCCGACACCTATCGCGCCGCGGCCATCGAGCAGCTCGAGATTTGGGGACAGCGTACCGGCGCCGAGGTCATCAAGACCAAGCCGGGCGGCGATCCTTCCGCCGTGCTCTATGACGCGCTCCAGGCCGCGTGCGCGCGCCACACCGATTACGTGATCGTCGATACCGCCGGCCGCCTGCACACCAAGACCAACCTGATGTCCGAGCTGGAGAAGATGACGCGGACGGCGCACCGCATCGTCCCCGGCGCGCCGCATGAAGTCCTGCTGGTGATGGACGCGACCACCGGACAGAACGGCTTGCAGCAAGCGCGCTTGTTCACGCAGTCCGCGGGCGTGACCGGCATCGTGCTGACCAAGCTCGATGGCACCGCCAAAGGCGGCGTGGTCGTCGCCATCTCGCGCGAGCTCGGTTTGCCGGTGCGCTACGTCGGCGTGGGCGAGAAACAGGGCGACCTGTTGCCGTTCAGTGGCGAGGATTTTGTCGATTCCCTCTTTGCTTGA
- the ribD gene encoding bifunctional diaminohydroxyphosphoribosylaminopyrimidine deaminase/5-amino-6-(5-phosphoribosylamino)uracil reductase RibD, protein MANGSRSNDEQHMREALALAREGTALASPNPCVGAVVADAAGNVVGRGSYTYAGVKHAEVLALDQAGAKAGGGTLYVNLEPCCHQGRTGPCTEVVIASGIKRVVAAMRDPNPLVAGKGFELLRAAGVEVTEAVLHDEARKRNESFAKWIRTRLPLVTLKAAITLDGKIAPPPGGAQTGESQSPTALGSGGASTTYITSEAARAHVQELRHASDAILVGVGTIVADDPLLTDRTLRPRRRPLQRVILDSRLRVPLESRIVKTAKDDVIVFCSFAEEKKKQALESQGVRVEQVRLGAADGRPDLKQIAARLGELELISLLIEGGALVNWAALASGVVDKVFLYYAPRILAGTGSVPFAAGPGFRSLGEAPYVKQLELHRFGEDFAVEGYLRDPYEAS, encoded by the coding sequence ATGGCCAACGGCTCCCGATCCAACGACGAGCAGCACATGCGCGAGGCTCTCGCCCTCGCCCGTGAAGGCACTGCGCTTGCCTCGCCGAATCCCTGCGTGGGCGCGGTCGTGGCAGACGCCGCCGGCAACGTCGTTGGCCGCGGCTCATATACCTATGCAGGCGTAAAGCACGCCGAGGTACTGGCCCTTGATCAAGCTGGCGCGAAGGCCGGCGGTGGCACACTCTATGTGAACCTGGAACCATGCTGCCACCAGGGACGCACCGGCCCCTGCACCGAGGTCGTGATCGCGTCGGGCATCAAGCGTGTGGTCGCCGCGATGCGCGATCCGAATCCGCTGGTCGCGGGAAAGGGATTCGAGCTGCTGCGCGCCGCCGGCGTCGAGGTCACCGAAGCCGTGCTGCATGACGAAGCCCGCAAGCGGAACGAGAGTTTTGCGAAGTGGATCCGGACGCGGCTGCCGCTGGTCACGCTGAAGGCGGCGATCACGCTGGACGGCAAGATCGCGCCGCCGCCGGGGGGTGCGCAAACGGGAGAATCACAGAGTCCGACGGCGCTCGGCTCCGGCGGCGCCAGCACCACCTACATCACCAGCGAAGCGGCGCGCGCACACGTGCAGGAACTGCGCCATGCCTCCGACGCCATCCTGGTGGGTGTGGGCACCATCGTGGCAGACGATCCCCTGCTCACCGACCGCACCTTGCGTCCGCGGCGGCGTCCCTTGCAGCGCGTGATACTGGATTCGCGGCTGCGCGTGCCGTTGGAGTCGCGCATAGTCAAAACGGCGAAGGACGACGTGATCGTCTTCTGCTCGTTCGCGGAAGAAAAGAAGAAGCAGGCGCTGGAGTCGCAGGGCGTCCGCGTCGAACAGGTCAGGCTCGGCGCCGCCGACGGTCGGCCCGACCTGAAGCAGATCGCGGCGCGGCTGGGTGAACTCGAGCTCATCAGCCTGTTGATCGAGGGCGGTGCGCTGGTCAATTGGGCCGCGCTTGCCAGCGGCGTCGTGGACAAGGTCTTTCTGTATTACGCTCCCCGCATCCTGGCGGGCACGGGCTCGGTGCCGTTCGCCGCGGGCCCCGGCTTTCGCAGCCTGGGCGAGGCACCGTACGTGAAGCAGCTCGAGCTGCACCGCTTCGGCGAAGACTTCGCCGTTGAAGGATATCTGCGCGATCCCTACGAGGCGAGCTGA
- a CDS encoding molybdenum cofactor guanylyltransferase: MGTEKAFLDFEGHLLIDHMIGIAKSVAEQMRIVGPKQKFSAFGQIATDIYPERGPLGGIHAALEISRSEFNLMLAIDMPFIEPKFLEYMLKQAQHAEALVTVPKVGGGYQPLCACYRKEFESIADRALAAGNNKIDALFAPEITRVIDEAEFAKLGLPASMFQNLNTKEDYEQAKGSGAR; encoded by the coding sequence ATGGGGACAGAGAAGGCGTTCCTCGACTTCGAGGGACACTTGCTCATCGACCACATGATTGGCATCGCGAAGTCGGTGGCGGAGCAGATGCGCATCGTCGGGCCGAAGCAGAAGTTCTCCGCTTTCGGACAGATCGCGACGGACATCTATCCCGAACGCGGGCCGCTGGGCGGGATCCACGCCGCGCTCGAGATCTCGCGCTCAGAATTCAATCTCATGCTGGCCATCGACATGCCGTTCATCGAACCGAAGTTCCTGGAGTACATGCTGAAGCAGGCGCAACATGCGGAAGCGCTGGTCACCGTGCCCAAGGTCGGCGGGGGTTACCAGCCGCTGTGCGCGTGTTATCGCAAGGAGTTCGAGAGCATCGCTGACCGGGCGCTGGCAGCGGGCAACAACAAGATCGACGCGCTCTTCGCGCCGGAGATCACGCGCGTGATCGATGAAGCGGAGTTCGCCAAGCTCGGCTTGCCGGCAAGCATGTTCCAAAACTTGAATACCAAAGAGGATTACGAGCAGGCAAAGGGATCGGGGGCACGATGA
- a CDS encoding riboflavin synthase codes for MFTGLIEEVGKVAAIAPVTGVDGTRRFSIASTTLIRELKRGDSIAVSGVCLTAVEIDAQSFSADLAAETVARTSLSRLRANALVNLELPMKSGQRMGGHIVQGHVDGVGTLTSLGKIPGGEDYLLRVSLPPELARYAVFKGSIAIEGISLTVAKIERNEIEVAIIPHTFTATNLHSLAVGDPLNVEVDVLAKYAERLLQNKLQDKDKPSGGITLERLREEGF; via the coding sequence ATGTTCACCGGGCTGATCGAAGAAGTCGGCAAGGTCGCGGCCATCGCGCCGGTCACCGGCGTGGACGGCACGCGGCGCTTTTCCATCGCCTCGACCACGCTCATCCGCGAGCTGAAGCGGGGCGACTCCATCGCGGTCAGCGGCGTGTGCCTCACCGCCGTCGAGATCGACGCGCAGTCGTTCAGCGCCGACCTCGCCGCTGAGACGGTGGCGCGCACCTCGCTCTCGCGGCTGCGCGCGAACGCCCTCGTCAACCTCGAACTGCCGATGAAGTCGGGCCAGCGCATGGGCGGCCACATCGTTCAAGGACACGTCGACGGCGTCGGCACGCTGACCTCGCTCGGAAAGATTCCGGGCGGTGAGGACTACCTGCTGCGCGTCTCCCTGCCGCCGGAGCTGGCGCGCTACGCCGTGTTCAAGGGCTCGATCGCCATCGAGGGCATCAGCCTCACCGTCGCGAAGATAGAGCGCAACGAGATCGAGGTGGCCATCATCCCGCACACCTTCACCGCCACCAACCTGCACTCGCTCGCTGTCGGCGACCCACTGAACGTCGAGGTAGACGTGCTGGCAAAATACGCCGAGCGGCTATTGCAAAACAAACTGCAAGACAAAGACAAACCCTCCGGCGGGATCACCCTGGAGCGACTGCGCGAAGAAGGTTTCTGA
- a CDS encoding ATP-binding cassette domain-containing protein produces MSTLTTNGHATSTQAQHRPDEGEPAKPYIRFIDVYKAFGSHVVLDDVSFDVLPAETVCILGRSGVGKSVSLHIIMGFLKADSGTVIVADEDVTHFTEAEMERIRKKVTMVFQNGALFDSLTVGENVAFPLRERRDLDEEQIYQVVDGLLEMVGVKQYRDQLPSELSTGMKRSVAIARALAAQPECILYDEPTTMVDPLMAQLLGDLIKKLKYQLKLTSVVVTHDMRLAKKLADRIVFLHEAKCLFFGTPAEMERCDDPVVQEFLRLDELVLPGQAPPPSWSQSRA; encoded by the coding sequence ATGAGCACACTCACGACGAATGGACACGCGACGAGCACACAGGCCCAGCATCGGCCGGATGAAGGTGAGCCAGCCAAGCCGTACATCCGCTTCATCGACGTGTACAAGGCATTCGGCTCGCACGTGGTGCTCGATGATGTGAGCTTCGACGTGTTGCCGGCGGAGACGGTGTGCATCCTGGGACGCTCGGGCGTGGGCAAATCGGTCTCGCTGCACATCATCATGGGTTTCCTGAAGGCGGATTCCGGCACGGTGATCGTGGCCGACGAGGACGTGACCCACTTCACCGAGGCGGAGATGGAGCGTATCCGGAAGAAGGTGACCATGGTCTTTCAGAATGGCGCGCTCTTCGATTCGCTGACCGTCGGTGAGAATGTTGCGTTCCCGCTGCGTGAGCGCCGCGACCTCGACGAGGAGCAGATCTACCAGGTCGTGGACGGCCTGCTCGAGATGGTGGGCGTGAAGCAGTATCGCGACCAGTTGCCGTCGGAGCTTTCGACCGGGATGAAGCGCTCGGTGGCCATCGCGCGCGCCTTGGCGGCGCAGCCAGAGTGCATCCTGTACGACGAGCCCACGACGATGGTCGATCCGCTAATGGCCCAGTTATTAGGCGATCTCATCAAAAAGCTCAAGTATCAGTTGAAGCTGACCTCGGTCGTGGTGACGCATGACATGCGGCTCGCCAAGAAACTGGCCGACCGCATCGTCTTCCTGCACGAAGCCAAGTGCCTGTTCTTCGGGACGCCGGCGGAGATGGAGCGTTGCGACGATCCGGTGGTGCAGGAGTTCCTGCGTCTCGACGAACTGGTGCTGCCGGGGCAGGCGCCGCCGCCATCCTGGTCGCAATCCCGCGCGTAG